The genomic window CAATATTACCTTCAAATGTATTTTAATTTAAATGTTGTTATTAGTTAATTAAATTTTGCATTTGAATTAATTCTTGCAAAATTATTGTGTATGTGTTTCTTCTTATTATATATAGTAAATAATCTTCCTTCTATTATATAGTAATTTCTATACTATATATTCACGTTTACTATACCTCTGAACTTTCTTCTATGCTTGTTTCTAAACAAGCTTTTATATCATATATATTAAATTCATCACAGTCTTCTATTTCTTCTCTTATTTTATCATTAAGTACAGCTATTACTTCTGCATCATTTTCTACATTAGATTTTAAGAATTTAGGTAAATTATCTCCTATCTTTCTCTTAATCATTGTATCTTTTAAGAATATCTTTGTAATTTCCTCTGTTAATTCTAAAATCTTCTTATTTAAGCTTTGATTCTTAAATATACTGTCAATCCATTCAATTACATCCTTATCACAATGAATTATATCAACTATATCTTCAGTAACTAAATCTAATCTTTGGAATAAGAATAAAAGTATCTTGAAATAAATATTAATAAATAATAAATTAACTGATTTTAATTTATCATTTTTACTATGGTTCATTATATTTTTAGAATAATACATTATTGCATATGGAAAAAAATAATATCTTGCATCTTGTGGTGTTGTTTGATCATTAAATAATTTATCATAGTAACTTCCCCCTGGCACTAAGTTACTTATGCTTTTAGCCTTTGCAGGTTTGAAATGTATTCCAGCTGTAAATGCTTGTACTATATCTTTAGCAAAGAAGGCATTATTAAATTTCTTATCAAATAAATATGAATATTTTTTATTACCTTTTTTCCTATCTTTTTTTTCTATTCTATCTTTTCTTTGTATTATGTAATTATAACCTAACTTTAGAAAGTCCTTTTGTAATTTATAATGAAACTCTTCTAATGCAAAGAAGTCTTTTCCAGTTACTGCTGTTTGACTATTTGTATATTTAGTTATCTTTTTTCTTTTTGTACTATTAATATCTTCTATTATTTTTACTAGAATAGTCCCTTCTTGATTTATTCTCTCTTCTTTACTTTGATTTTTCCATAAAGAATATATAGTACTTGATGTTTGGCAACCATTTACAATTTGAGGTGTCTCTATCATCATTGATGCTCCACTATTACCAAAATCTTTTATATCATAATATCTATCACATACTATAGTTATCCCATTATTGTAAAACCAGAACTTTTTAGGATCTTCATTATATGTCCTTTCTATTTCTTTATTAACTTTATTTCTTTTTCCTAAGAAATTTCTTATATTAGAATAGAATAAATAATTTTCCTTATTCTTAATAAATGATGCTAAGCTTTTTAAAGATACTTCTGCTATTATTGTATTATTTTCTTTATTCTCAAAATATTTTTCTAGAATAAGTTTCATTTGTGTTCCTTGGAATTTTTTCGGAACAATACTTCTTGATTCATCTATAAAGTCTTCAATATTATTTATATCTAATATTCTTATTTTAACTCTCTTAGTTTGAGTATTATCTTTTATTGCTTTTTCTACTTCTTTAACTTGTTTAGATATAACTTTCCAGTCATTCTCCATTATACTATCGTTTGTTACATAATATATATCTATTCCTTCCATATCTAAAGTAGCATTATAGACATCTTTTAAACAACCTCTGGATTCCTTACTTATTCCATCAATAATAATTGTTTTTATTTTATATAAAAATCCTGCAATTGCTTCATATGAATTTGAGTTTAGATACTTACTTTGTATTATACTTATAGTGTCATTTTCTATAAATGCGGCATCTACTCCTGAATCATTAGGCCCATCACAAATTAATACGCCATAATTCAAATCATTTTCTTCAATTTCACTATCAGATTTATCAAAAATATATGATAATGTCCAGCGTAAAAATCTTTGTCCCTTTTCTACAGAAGTTATACTATCATTACCAATTGCTTCACTTATCTGTTTTTCTATATAATCAATTGACATATTTTCCTCCATTTAAACATTTTTTTTGCTAATAATATGATTTTATAACATATATTACTGTTAAGCAATATATCTAACCTTTAGATAATTATATTCTTTATGTATAAAAACTACATTAATAATAGAAATAATTAATTATTTCTATTATGTCTTTTACTACATATTATTTTATTAAATTATATATTTTTATTTATTTTCTACTATTTTTTACATTTTTCTCTATGTTCACATGCTATACTAGCGTTGTATTGTAATTTATTAAAGATACAAGTCAAAATTTAAGTTATCTAACTCTATCTGCTTCAATTATTTTAATAAATAGTCTTACTTCTTCAATTAAAGAATATTGTAAGATTTAATAATAAATGGATTAACTAAGGATAGTATATTTAAAAACTATCCTTTTTTTATTAATATACATTAAAAGGAGTTAAAAAAATGAAAAACTACTTAAAAAATAGTTTATTTATTACTTTATCAATGACAAGCATTTTACTTATCTTTTCTATTTTAATTAGTGAAATAATTAATGAAAAGGGAATTTTAAATATGTGTAATTATACATATAAAAATGCTATTACATTTTCTATAAATAAAGATGATCCAATATGTAAAACCCATGAAAATACAGAAGTAATTGAAGAAATAAAATTATTTTTTTCTTATTTAATGGAAAAAGATGATTTAGTAGTAAAATCAGTAAATGGCAAATTATTTTCAAATGGTTTTTATACTAACGGTCTATACTTTAATTCTAACTATACTAATAACTATAAATTATTAGAAGGACGGTTTTTAGATGTTAGTGATTTTAAAAATAATAATAAAGTTGCTGTAATTCCTAAAAGTGCTCTTAAATATGTAGAAAGTAATAACGATTCTAAATTTTTATATTCTGGTAGCGAAAAATATACTGTAGTTGGTGTAATTGATAATGGTAAATCAAACCAAGTAAAATTTGCTACAATTTTTTATAATCTATCACTTAATGATATAAACCTTAATATGGACTTCGATAATATAGTAATTGAAAGTGATATTTATTCAAATGATGAGCTTATTAAATTAGTACAAGACAACCCCTATATTAAAATAAAAAAGATTAAAACTGATTTTTTTTATAAAGTAAGTATTATGGATTTTATTAAAATAGGTGTGTTTAGTTTTATTGTTATATATACGCCCTTAATTATTGTTATATTTATTTCAATAATACTTTGTATGTATTATTGGGTAAATGGTATTAAATATGAAATTGGAGTAAAAAAATTATGTGGTGCAAATACCTTTGATATTATAAAAGAAATAACAATAAAACTTATTTTTATTTCAACAATATCTCTTACTTTATGTCCAATAATTCAAAATGCTTTAGAATTTTCAAACATACTAAACAGATCTATAATATATACTTCTTATAACTTTATACTTAACATATTATTTATATCTTTAATTTGTATTGTACTAGCTATAATATCTTTCTATAGAATAGATAAATTAGAACTTGTTAGCTTAATAAAAAGGAGATAACTAATGATTAAATACTCTTATTTTTATATAAAAAAAAGTTTTTTTATATCAGTTTTGCTTATATTTCAATTAATTTTTTTAATTTTAAGTTTATATAATAGCTTTGATATATTTACTGGATTTAATATTGAAAAAAAACAAATTTCAAAGTTTTTTAGTGATGAAATCTTATATGGAATTGAATTTAGGTCTGACTTAAACTCTTCTACTAGTAATGATGCATTTTCTAATGCTGAGAAAATAATTAATGATTATCTTAATACTAATTCAAATCATGATTTCTTTCTTACACTAAACAGTATAGAATCATTATCACTAGAAAAATTTGATAACTACGAAAATTTCAAATTTCCAAATTCACCTGAAGAAGGTAATAAATTTTATGCCAAATCATTACATATAAATTCTGATTCATTAAAAAGATTTCCTATTAATCTTTATGAAGGCCGTACATTTAATGATACTGAACTTACCCATATATCTTCACCTAAAGATACAATTCCTATAATATTAGGATATGATTTTTTAAATATCTATAACATAGGCGATATAATAACCATAGGTAGTTCTCATAATGCAGAGGTTATAGGAATTTTATCTAAAGATCAATTTAATCCTGGCAATCTACAATCTAGTCAAAGATTTGCAAACTTAAATAATTATATAATTATACCAAATAATTATCTTGATAGTGGTGCCTATCTTACTGGTGCTGCATTATTAATTTTTGATAAATCAACTTCAAAAGAATATCTAAATAACATTCGCTCTGATTTAAGAAATTTATTTAATGAAATTGATGTATCTATTGATGTAAGAGATTTTTCTTCTGATTTATCTATAAAGATTACTCAATATTTAAATGGCTTAAAAGATATAGTAATGATATCCGTTATTATAACTATTTTTATTTTTGTATCAATTACAATAACATTATTAAATAGTATCTTATTATATAAAAAAGATTTTGGAGTACATTATTTAACTGGCGCTAGAACCATTGACATTATAAAGATAATATCTGGTGAGCTCTTTATACTTTCTTTTGTAGCAATTATACTATCTACTCCAATTTTTATATTTAAAGGGTTAACTAATAAAATAAATGTTATTGCTTTACTTTCAACATTTATTTTTCTACTAATTATGAATTTAATTATATTAATTATCCCTATAGTTAATATAAACAAAATCCAGTTAAATCAATTAATAAAAGGAGAAGATTAAATGAGTATGATAAAATTAACTAATATAAATAAAATATATGGAGAATTAGAAAGTGAAACTAAAGCTCTTAATAATATTAATCTAGAAATAAAAAAAGGTGAGTTAGTTGCTTTAACAGGAAAATCTGGTTCCGGTAAATCAACTTTATTAAATTTATTGGGTCAATTAGATGTAGAATCATCTGGATCAATATCTATAGATGGTACAATTACTAAAAATCTTACTAAGAATCAACGTTCAAAATTTAGAAATAGTACTATTGGTTTTATAGTTCAACATTTTGCACTTATAAATGATTATACAGTATATGATAATATTGAATTGCCATTAAAATATGGTAATGTAAAAAAGTCTTTACGAAAGGATTTAATACTTGATGTTAGCTCAAAACTTGGCATTGAGGATAAATTAAAATCAAAACCTAATAATTTATCTGGTGGTCAATGTCAAAGAGTTGCTATTGCTAGAGCAATTGTAAATAATCCAAATATAATATTAGCTGATGAACCTACAGGGGCATTAGATACTGTAACTGGTTCAGAAGTAATGAATATTTTTAAATCTTTAAATAGTAATGGTAAAACAGTAATTATAGTAACTCATGATTTAAAATTAGCTAATGAATGTGATAGAATTATAGAGTTAAAAGATGGATGTATTATTTCAGATAAAATTATATCTAATAAAAATTAGTAAAAAGGATTGTCCACACAAATTATTAAAATCATTTATGTGGACAATCCTTATTTTTATCATATATTAATTTATAATTTATTTAAATAACTATTATATATGAAGTTTATTTATTAATTCATATAGTCATTAACTAATTTATAGCATCTTTCTTTTGTAAGGTTACCTAATGATTCTATATGCGTATCCTTTCCATTGTTCCACCATTAAAAGCTAAAAACTTAATATCAATATATCCATATAATAGTAATTTTCTATAATAAAATCTTTAATTAATAATGAAAAAATATTATACTTAAATAAGTATACAGATATTTTATTTTTCTTATAGAAGCTTACTTTTTTTAATTTATGTGAAATTAGGCTTCCTAAAAAGATTATATTAAGGGGTTTTATATATGATGAAAAAAGATATACTTGAGTTAAAAAAACGCTTGAAAAAGGATTACTGCACCTTTACTAAAATGTGTGGTTGTTATGTTAATGGAGAAAAGCATACTATTTTAAAATTTAGAGAAACCTTTCTAAATTTAGATGAAGATGAATACTTTAAGTATTTAGAAATTGCTAAAAAAGTCTTATCTGGAACTATTGGAAATAATATTTTAGAACTTAACTTCCCACTAAATGATGATCTTATAAATGAAAAACAACTTTTCCTTATGCAACTTAAAAATAGTCAATTAAAAGATGATTCTATTCTTGATAATTTTTATGAATCAATTATAAATAACTATGATTATACTGGTAACTTTTTAATACTTATTTTTCATGATGCTTATGATGTTATTACTAAAACTAAGGATAATTTAAAATTAGATGAATCTGAAGAAGTATATGAATATATGCTATGTGCAATATGTCCTGTCTCACTTTCTGAGCCTGGTCTTAGATACTTTGAAGAAGAAAATAAAATAAAGGCACGTATTAGAGATTGGGTAGTTGAAGCTCCAATTAATGGCTTTGTATTCCCTGCTTTTATTAATCGTAGTTCAGATGTTAATTCTATTATGTACTATACTAAAAATGCAAAAGACACACATCCAGAATTAATGGAAAATACTTTAGGTTGTTCTTCAAGACAAACTGTTACTATACAAAAAGAAACTTTCCAATCAATTATTAAGGATTCTATGGGTGCTGATGAAAAAAAGGCTGATAAGATTTTTATGGAAGTACAAGAAAATCTAAATAATATGATAGAAGAATATAATTCTATATATAATGATACAGATGCCGAACCTATAGCTTTGACAAAGGATAATATACAAGAGCTTCTAATAGACAGTGGAGTTCCCGAAGAAATCACTAATAAAATTGAAAAATCCTATTTAGAAAACTTTGGTGAAGATCTTCCTTTAGTAGAAAGCTTAATTGATGCAAAAGTCCTTAAAGCAAATGCTCAACGAAAAAAAGAAGAGAGTCTTATTAAACAAGTGGAAATCCTTCAAACTAAACTTAATGAGGTTAAACAAGAATCGGCTATAACCAATGAAACTACAGATGGTAATAATAATATTTTAGAAGAAACTTTAAAAGCTGATTTAGAAGAAAACTTAGAAACTAATTTAGAAAATAGTTTAGAAGAGTCTTTAGAAAAAACTAATGATACAGATTTAGAAAATAATAATACTACTAATGACTATGATGTTATACTTCATGTAAAACCTGAAAAAGTACCTCAAATAAAATCTCAAATAATTGATGGGCAAAAATGTATAGTTGTTCCTATTAATGAAAATGAACTAGCTACAGTTAACGGTTTAGAGGACTTAATTTGATGTAATAAAAAGATATTCTTTTATAATTTTTCTTTACTTTTATTATACACAAATATTCCGCATATTGGAGATATAGAGAAAGCTATACACATTATAGATTGCATATATTCTTTTTTATATAATGAATATAAAAATAATATTAATAATCCTACTATAGAAATTATGCCTATAATATTCAAAAGCTTAGTATTTTTCATGTGTCCTCCTTATAAAGTTAATATATACATTATTTACATATAGATCATATGAATTATTAGAAAATAATGCTATAATTTATATGAACTTATTTAATATAACACAATTTATTTTATAAATAAGTTTTATTATTATTATTATCTATTAATTTTTTCTTCTTATTTCATTAATTAGTGATATATATATAAATTAAGGAGTAATTTTATGAGTTCAATCATTATTAAAGAAAATAGAAATGAATTAAAAAACCTTATTGCATTAGGAACAATTATAGTTTTATTATCTTTATTAATTCTATTTAAGGGAGTTTATAACTTAAATGTTATTTTTATAATTGTAGGTATAATTGGAAGTATTTTTTTCGGATATTGTTATGTTTTTACTATTATGAAATTAATTAAACCAAAGCCATTAATAGTTGTAAATAATTCAGGTATTATAGACAACTCAACTGCCGTAAGCATTGGAGTTATTTCTTGGGATAATATAATTGACTTTAGAATAGAAAAGCATTTTAACAATGAATACATAGCAATTGATGTTAATAATTTAAACTCATTAATTAAAGCTCTTCATCCTTTAAAAAGAATAGTCATTAGATTAAATATTATGTTTAAATTTTCTCCAATATTAATATATATAGGTTGTGCAGATATATCCTCTGAAGAAATTTTAAACATATTAAAAAAGCAACTAATAAAAGTATGAATTTCCTTCCATTAAGTAGCTAGTAGTCAATTCATATTTAATCTTATTAGTTGCTTTTTATTTAGGTAATTTCAA from Clostridium septicum includes these protein-coding regions:
- a CDS encoding AIPR family protein encodes the protein MSIDYIEKQISEAIGNDSITSVEKGQRFLRWTLSYIFDKSDSEIEENDLNYGVLICDGPNDSGVDAAFIENDTISIIQSKYLNSNSYEAIAGFLYKIKTIIIDGISKESRGCLKDVYNATLDMEGIDIYYVTNDSIMENDWKVISKQVKEVEKAIKDNTQTKRVKIRILDINNIEDFIDESRSIVPKKFQGTQMKLILEKYFENKENNTIIAEVSLKSLASFIKNKENYLFYSNIRNFLGKRNKVNKEIERTYNEDPKKFWFYNNGITIVCDRYYDIKDFGNSGASMMIETPQIVNGCQTSSTIYSLWKNQSKEERINQEGTILVKIIEDINSTKRKKITKYTNSQTAVTGKDFFALEEFHYKLQKDFLKLGYNYIIQRKDRIEKKDRKKGNKKYSYLFDKKFNNAFFAKDIVQAFTAGIHFKPAKAKSISNLVPGGSYYDKLFNDQTTPQDARYYFFPYAIMYYSKNIMNHSKNDKLKSVNLLFINIYFKILLFLFQRLDLVTEDIVDIIHCDKDVIEWIDSIFKNQSLNKKILELTEEITKIFLKDTMIKRKIGDNLPKFLKSNVENDAEVIAVLNDKIREEIEDCDEFNIYDIKACLETSIEESSEV
- a CDS encoding ABC transporter permease codes for the protein MKNYLKNSLFITLSMTSILLIFSILISEIINEKGILNMCNYTYKNAITFSINKDDPICKTHENTEVIEEIKLFFSYLMEKDDLVVKSVNGKLFSNGFYTNGLYFNSNYTNNYKLLEGRFLDVSDFKNNNKVAVIPKSALKYVESNNDSKFLYSGSEKYTVVGVIDNGKSNQVKFATIFYNLSLNDINLNMDFDNIVIESDIYSNDELIKLVQDNPYIKIKKIKTDFFYKVSIMDFIKIGVFSFIVIYTPLIIVIFISIILCMYYWVNGIKYEIGVKKLCGANTFDIIKEITIKLIFISTISLTLCPIIQNALEFSNILNRSIIYTSYNFILNILFISLICIVLAIISFYRIDKLELVSLIKRR
- a CDS encoding ABC transporter permease, with protein sequence MIKYSYFYIKKSFFISVLLIFQLIFLILSLYNSFDIFTGFNIEKKQISKFFSDEILYGIEFRSDLNSSTSNDAFSNAEKIINDYLNTNSNHDFFLTLNSIESLSLEKFDNYENFKFPNSPEEGNKFYAKSLHINSDSLKRFPINLYEGRTFNDTELTHISSPKDTIPIILGYDFLNIYNIGDIITIGSSHNAEVIGILSKDQFNPGNLQSSQRFANLNNYIIIPNNYLDSGAYLTGAALLIFDKSTSKEYLNNIRSDLRNLFNEIDVSIDVRDFSSDLSIKITQYLNGLKDIVMISVIITIFIFVSITITLLNSILLYKKDFGVHYLTGARTIDIIKIISGELFILSFVAIILSTPIFIFKGLTNKINVIALLSTFIFLLIMNLIILIIPIVNINKIQLNQLIKGED
- a CDS encoding ABC transporter ATP-binding protein — translated: MSMIKLTNINKIYGELESETKALNNINLEIKKGELVALTGKSGSGKSTLLNLLGQLDVESSGSISIDGTITKNLTKNQRSKFRNSTIGFIVQHFALINDYTVYDNIELPLKYGNVKKSLRKDLILDVSSKLGIEDKLKSKPNNLSGGQCQRVAIARAIVNNPNIILADEPTGALDTVTGSEVMNIFKSLNSNGKTVIIVTHDLKLANECDRIIELKDGCIISDKIISNKN
- a CDS encoding DUF4317 domain-containing protein, whose protein sequence is MMKKDILELKKRLKKDYCTFTKMCGCYVNGEKHTILKFRETFLNLDEDEYFKYLEIAKKVLSGTIGNNILELNFPLNDDLINEKQLFLMQLKNSQLKDDSILDNFYESIINNYDYTGNFLILIFHDAYDVITKTKDNLKLDESEEVYEYMLCAICPVSLSEPGLRYFEEENKIKARIRDWVVEAPINGFVFPAFINRSSDVNSIMYYTKNAKDTHPELMENTLGCSSRQTVTIQKETFQSIIKDSMGADEKKADKIFMEVQENLNNMIEEYNSIYNDTDAEPIALTKDNIQELLIDSGVPEEITNKIEKSYLENFGEDLPLVESLIDAKVLKANAQRKKEESLIKQVEILQTKLNEVKQESAITNETTDGNNNILEETLKADLEENLETNLENSLEESLEKTNDTDLENNNTTNDYDVILHVKPEKVPQIKSQIIDGQKCIVVPINENELATVNGLEDLI
- a CDS encoding STM3941 family protein — translated: MSSIIIKENRNELKNLIALGTIIVLLSLLILFKGVYNLNVIFIIVGIIGSIFFGYCYVFTIMKLIKPKPLIVVNNSGIIDNSTAVSIGVISWDNIIDFRIEKHFNNEYIAIDVNNLNSLIKALHPLKRIVIRLNIMFKFSPILIYIGCADISSEEILNILKKQLIKV